One segment of Pantoea sp. Lij88 DNA contains the following:
- a CDS encoding LysR family transcriptional regulator: MSLKGNPLLNQSRESRTSTDDLAFFVRLAALDSLTAAARELGLSLAAVSKRLSLLEQRLGVQLLRRTTRRLELTPEGRRYLAGARPLLDQLEALEEAVSGETAQLRGTLNINASFGFGRRHIAPCVSAFAALHPQLSLSLQLSSQPLNFLDAHMDIDIRVGEPPDSRLVARKLRTNPRILCCSPAYAARHGLPATVRDLAQHNCILLRQHDSDFTLWRLTSGEQSISQKVRGSLITNDGEVAMRLAMDGHGILLRSWWDAQHSLATGELLQVLPDWQAPDGDIFAVWQAQRQLPARITAFVAFLQNNLQSVEK, encoded by the coding sequence ATGAGCCTGAAAGGCAATCCATTGTTGAATCAAAGTAGAGAATCCCGCACCTCCACCGATGACTTAGCCTTCTTTGTTCGCCTGGCTGCGCTGGACAGTCTGACCGCAGCCGCACGCGAACTGGGCCTGTCGCTGGCGGCGGTAAGCAAACGTCTGAGCCTGCTGGAGCAGCGCCTTGGTGTGCAACTGCTGCGTCGCACCACGCGACGGCTGGAACTGACGCCGGAAGGCCGCCGTTATCTGGCGGGCGCGCGTCCGTTGCTGGATCAGCTGGAGGCGCTGGAAGAGGCGGTCAGCGGTGAAACGGCTCAGTTGCGCGGCACGCTGAACATCAACGCCTCATTTGGCTTTGGCCGTCGCCATATCGCGCCCTGCGTCTCGGCCTTTGCCGCGCTGCATCCGCAGCTCTCACTCTCGCTGCAGCTCAGCAGCCAGCCGCTTAACTTTCTTGATGCGCACATGGATATTGATATCCGCGTCGGCGAACCGCCTGACTCGCGGCTGGTGGCGCGTAAACTGCGCACCAATCCGCGCATCCTCTGCTGTTCACCCGCCTATGCTGCCCGTCACGGCCTGCCCGCTACGGTGCGCGATCTGGCGCAGCACAACTGCATTTTGCTGCGTCAGCACGACAGCGATTTTACGCTGTGGCGGCTGACCAGCGGCGAACAGAGCATCAGCCAGAAAGTGCGCGGCAGCCTGATCACCAACGATGGTGAAGTGGCGATGCGGCTGGCAATGGATGGGCATGGCATTCTGTTGCGCTCCTGGTGGGACGCGCAGCACAGCCTGGCGACAGGCGAACTGCTGCAGGTGCTACCCGACTGGCAGGCACCCGATGGAGATATTTTTGCGGTCTGGCAGGCGCAGCGCCAGCTTCCGGCGCGCATCACCGCGTTTGTGGCGTTTCTGCAGAATAATCTGCAATCGGTTGAAAAATAG
- a CDS encoding tartrate dehydrogenase, producing MTDKIHRIAVIPGDGIGKEVMPEGVRVMNAAAEKFNIPLRWEWFDYASADYWQQHGQMLPDDWFPQLKAFDAIYFGAVGWPDVVPDHVSLWGSLLQFRREFDQYVNLRPVRLMPGVKAPLANRQPGDIDFYVVRENTEGEYSSVGGTMFPGTEREVVIQETVMTRTGVDRILKFAYQLAQSRPKKHLTSATKSNGIAITMPYWDSRVEAMSGQFPDVRVDKYHIDILTANFVLHPDWFDVVVASNLFGDILSDLGPACTGTIGIAPSANINPEGLFPSLFEPVHGSAPDIAGKGVANPIGQIWCGAMMLEHLGYKAAGDAVLEAIERTLAAGQHLTRDLGGSASTEQLGAAIAAAL from the coding sequence GTGACTGACAAAATCCATCGTATTGCCGTGATCCCTGGCGACGGCATCGGCAAAGAAGTGATGCCGGAAGGCGTCCGCGTGATGAATGCGGCGGCAGAGAAATTTAACATTCCGCTGCGCTGGGAGTGGTTCGATTACGCCAGCGCCGACTACTGGCAGCAGCATGGTCAGATGCTGCCTGACGACTGGTTCCCGCAGCTGAAAGCCTTTGATGCGATCTACTTTGGTGCGGTCGGCTGGCCCGATGTGGTGCCCGACCACGTTTCGCTGTGGGGCTCGCTGCTGCAGTTCCGGCGGGAATTCGACCAGTACGTCAATCTGCGTCCGGTGCGACTGATGCCAGGCGTCAAAGCGCCGCTGGCGAATCGTCAGCCTGGCGATATCGACTTCTATGTGGTGCGCGAAAACACCGAGGGTGAATACTCCAGCGTCGGCGGCACCATGTTCCCCGGCACCGAGCGTGAAGTGGTGATTCAGGAGACGGTGATGACGCGTACCGGCGTTGATCGCATCCTGAAGTTTGCTTATCAGCTGGCGCAGAGCCGGCCGAAGAAACACCTGACCTCTGCCACCAAATCCAACGGCATCGCTATCACCATGCCTTACTGGGACAGCCGCGTCGAAGCAATGTCCGGCCAGTTCCCCGACGTTCGCGTCGATAAGTATCATATCGATATTCTCACCGCCAACTTCGTGCTGCACCCGGACTGGTTTGATGTAGTGGTCGCCAGCAACCTGTTTGGCGATATCCTCTCCGATCTCGGCCCGGCCTGTACCGGCACCATCGGCATTGCGCCTTCCGCCAATATCAATCCGGAAGGTCTGTTCCCCAGCCTGTTCGAGCCGGTTCACGGTTCTGCGCCGGATATCGCTGGCAAAGGCGTCGCCAACCCGATCGGGCAGATCTGGTGCGGCGCGATGATGCTGGAGCACCTCGGATACAAAGCGGCGGGTGATGCGGTGTTAGAGGCGATTGAACGCACGCTGGCGGCGGGACAGCATCTGACGCGCGATCTTGGCGGCAGCGCCAGCACCGAACAGCTCGGTGCGGCCATCGCCGCCGCGCTGTAA
- a CDS encoding glycoside hydrolase family 28 protein, which yields MHLSLADFHPVADGETPDTAVLQRAMDQIAAAGGGRLTLPAGRYRSGCLNLPSDFELHLEAGAVLIASPRLADYQAVQALSCAEKSHNVLLYALGQRNITISGTGRIDGEGEAWFAAERDEQGYRLPRPDRPRIIVFEDCEQVTLTAFTIVQAPMWTVHLVSCRHVHIDHLAIDNAMTMPNTDALDIDGCEAVFVSNSYLSAADDAICIKTTHKPAALRRPARQIMITNCLLRSYSCAFKIGTETWDDVEDVTVTGCTIFDSNRGIGILSRDGGAMRRLLFSNLTFACHHAPPCHWGKADPLHISVRRRDPAITPGIVEQVQFSNLTGVAEGAINLHAAEPGWIRDVVISQLQMRQTVSQMTQGHYDVRPPCNPASPTGMGLDNAYKLDPKTGEAFGVERYPGGLPGLFARGVENLQLHNLVITRPEPLPPGWHPECVVQLPD from the coding sequence ATGCACCTTTCCCTTGCTGATTTTCACCCTGTCGCCGATGGCGAAACCCCGGACACGGCCGTACTGCAACGCGCCATGGATCAGATTGCGGCGGCGGGTGGGGGGCGTCTGACTCTGCCTGCCGGGCGTTATCGCAGCGGCTGCCTGAATCTGCCCTCTGATTTTGAACTCCACCTTGAAGCGGGAGCGGTGCTGATCGCCAGTCCGCGGCTGGCGGACTACCAGGCGGTACAGGCACTCAGCTGTGCAGAGAAATCCCACAATGTGCTGCTCTATGCGCTGGGCCAGCGCAATATCACCATCAGCGGCACTGGCCGGATCGATGGCGAGGGGGAAGCCTGGTTTGCCGCAGAGCGCGATGAGCAGGGTTATCGCCTGCCGCGCCCTGACCGGCCGCGCATTATTGTATTTGAAGATTGCGAGCAGGTGACGCTGACCGCCTTTACCATCGTGCAGGCGCCGATGTGGACGGTGCACCTGGTGAGCTGTCGCCATGTGCATATCGACCATCTCGCCATCGACAACGCTATGACTATGCCGAATACCGATGCGCTGGATATCGACGGCTGCGAAGCGGTGTTTGTCAGCAACAGCTACCTCAGCGCTGCTGATGATGCTATCTGCATTAAAACCACCCACAAACCGGCCGCGCTGCGGCGTCCGGCGCGGCAGATTATGATCACTAACTGCCTGCTGCGCAGCTACAGCTGCGCCTTTAAAATCGGCACCGAAACCTGGGATGATGTGGAAGATGTCACGGTGACCGGCTGCACCATTTTTGATTCCAACCGGGGCATTGGCATTCTGTCGCGTGACGGCGGTGCGATGCGGCGTCTGCTGTTCAGTAACCTGACCTTTGCCTGTCACCACGCGCCGCCCTGTCACTGGGGCAAAGCCGATCCGCTGCATATTTCGGTGCGCCGACGCGATCCCGCCATTACACCTGGCATCGTGGAGCAGGTGCAGTTCAGTAATCTGACGGGCGTGGCGGAAGGGGCGATTAACCTGCATGCGGCAGAGCCGGGCTGGATACGCGATGTGGTGATCAGCCAGCTTCAGATGCGGCAGACCGTTTCGCAAATGACACAGGGACACTACGACGTGCGGCCGCCCTGTAACCCGGCCTCCCCGACCGGCATGGGGCTGGATAACGCCTACAAACTTGACCCGAAAACCGGCGAAGCCTTTGGCGTAGAGCGCTATCCCGGCGGGCTGCCGGGCCTGTTTGCACGTGGGGTAGAGAACCTGCAACTGCACAATCTGGTGATCACCAGGCCTGAGCCATTACCGCCAGGCTGGCACCCGGAGTGCGTTGTGCAGTTGCCGGATTGA
- a CDS encoding carbohydrate ABC transporter permease, producing the protein MRSTPVISRALIWIVALMTILPFLMALMTSFKTQMELFQGIFTLPASLNFKNYVTAWQQGHFNVYFLNSVLVVIPVVLFSVLLGILAGFGFAWLKIPGKKVIGAMLALGMVLPSEAFIIPLYHELRWMGLTNTYLALILPQIALSLPFTTLMIASAFQQVPKELVEAAVMDGASRVKILWGILVPAIWPTLSTLGLLLFIWTWNEFLIPLILVNKDELRTLPIGMMFFQNKNTIDIPVLMAGAMIVIMPLIVVFLIFQRKFISGVTEGAVK; encoded by the coding sequence ATGCGAAGCACGCCGGTGATTTCACGCGCGCTGATCTGGATCGTGGCGCTGATGACGATTCTGCCGTTTCTGATGGCGCTGATGACCTCGTTTAAGACCCAGATGGAGCTGTTTCAGGGCATTTTCACGCTGCCCGCCTCGCTGAATTTTAAAAACTACGTGACCGCCTGGCAGCAGGGACACTTCAACGTCTACTTCCTCAACTCGGTGCTGGTGGTGATTCCGGTGGTGCTGTTCAGCGTGCTGCTCGGCATTCTGGCCGGATTTGGTTTCGCCTGGCTGAAGATCCCCGGAAAGAAAGTGATCGGGGCGATGCTGGCGCTGGGAATGGTGCTGCCGAGTGAAGCTTTTATCATTCCGCTCTATCACGAGCTGCGCTGGATGGGGCTGACCAACACCTACCTGGCGCTGATCCTGCCGCAAATCGCCCTGTCGCTGCCCTTTACCACACTGATGATCGCCAGCGCGTTTCAGCAGGTGCCGAAAGAGCTGGTAGAAGCGGCGGTGATGGATGGGGCGTCGCGGGTCAAAATTCTGTGGGGCATTCTGGTGCCCGCTATCTGGCCGACCCTGTCGACGCTGGGGCTGCTGCTGTTTATCTGGACCTGGAACGAGTTCCTGATCCCGCTGATTCTGGTCAACAAGGATGAGCTGCGCACGCTGCCGATTGGCATGATGTTTTTCCAGAATAAAAACACCATCGACATTCCGGTACTGATGGCGGGCGCGATGATTGTGATTATGCCGCTGATCGTGGTGTTCCTGATTTTCCAGCGCAAGTTTATCAGCGGCGTCACCGAAGGGGCCGTGAAGTAA
- a CDS encoding sugar ABC transporter permease, with protein MLNLSSWRNFLYVLPAVLVYAVFLLFPLLASLGISFTEWDGTSLPVFSGISNYMRMFSDPVFWIALGNNAILMLFYTLLPIGVGLLLCSFLYDTRNNNERSVLRILFFLPYIMPMAVLGVVWRWLYNPAFGPIDQILRAIGLPQLALSWLGDFTWALPAVGLVATWYFFGFCLVLFMAGLQRMDPSLLEAADLDGSSRRQKFMRITLPGLRPELRIALLLTVIASLKAFDLVYVMTQGGPGTSTMVTNIFMYKQGFDLHYFGYASSVAVFSMIIVLGINYLIHLALKERY; from the coding sequence ATGTTGAATTTAAGCAGCTGGCGTAATTTTCTCTATGTTCTGCCTGCGGTGCTGGTCTATGCAGTGTTTCTGCTGTTCCCGCTGCTGGCCTCGCTGGGCATCAGTTTTACCGAATGGGACGGCACCTCGCTGCCGGTGTTTAGTGGCATCAGCAACTACATGCGGATGTTCAGCGATCCGGTGTTCTGGATTGCGCTGGGCAATAACGCCATCCTGATGCTGTTCTATACCCTGTTGCCGATTGGCGTCGGCCTGCTGCTCTGCAGTTTTCTGTATGACACGCGCAACAACAACGAACGCAGCGTGCTGCGCATTCTCTTCTTCCTGCCCTACATCATGCCAATGGCGGTGCTGGGCGTGGTGTGGCGCTGGCTCTATAACCCGGCGTTTGGCCCCATCGACCAGATATTACGCGCGATCGGCTTACCTCAGCTGGCGCTCTCCTGGCTGGGTGATTTCACCTGGGCGCTGCCCGCGGTTGGTCTGGTCGCCACCTGGTACTTCTTCGGCTTCTGTCTGGTGCTGTTTATGGCGGGCCTGCAGCGCATGGATCCCTCACTGCTGGAAGCCGCCGATCTGGATGGCTCATCGCGTCGCCAGAAGTTTATGCGCATCACGCTGCCCGGCCTGCGGCCCGAGCTGCGGATTGCTCTGCTGCTGACGGTGATCGCCAGCCTGAAAGCCTTTGACCTGGTCTATGTGATGACGCAGGGCGGGCCGGGCACCTCTACCATGGTCACCAATATCTTTATGTATAAGCAGGGCTTTGACCTGCACTACTTTGGCTATGCCTCGTCAGTCGCGGTGTTCAGCATGATCATTGTTTTAGGGATTAACTACCTGATCCATCTGGCCTTAAAGGAGCGTTACTGA
- a CDS encoding extracellular solute-binding protein has product MSVSSVRSFRIRNVGRLLAAGLLAGSVSHAVHAAVTLNEWDIYNYPEQTAAVDEGIKEFSQQNPGIVINRSVHSFEDTRIPLKLALTAGDGPQIAQVNQGGGDMGSLVKDKLLLPLDSYAASYGWTTRFPDSILKRNRWSDSGEFGSGKLYGVASLGEMVGLYYNKALLDKAGIAVPKTLAELESAMAKLKQQGTAPMMLGLLDGNMGQQLLSTLWEAQIESHDRKTLDNLIYDVGGTFKDSKLVNAATMMKSWTDKGYFFPGFQGIGHDDAATLFQNGQAAFLVSGTWYLGQFKDNKDIHFAAMPAGDGVKQPLMVGGTDLAFSVTSTAKGKDQQEGAAKFINYMVSDAMANRWLKVGFLPASTNKAAKMPADNPLLAEAYQVWLALNDYDGLGHYVDWATPTMNAELNQNVQLLLAGRQTPDQMVVNFDNNYQRYLKTLKH; this is encoded by the coding sequence ATGTCTGTTTCCTCCGTTCGTTCGTTCCGAATTCGCAATGTGGGTCGGCTGCTGGCTGCGGGCCTGCTGGCGGGCAGCGTCTCCCATGCCGTCCACGCCGCCGTCACTCTGAATGAGTGGGATATCTACAACTACCCGGAGCAGACTGCTGCGGTGGATGAAGGGATTAAAGAGTTCTCACAGCAGAATCCCGGCATCGTGATTAACCGTTCCGTTCACTCCTTTGAAGATACCCGTATTCCGTTGAAGCTGGCGCTGACCGCCGGTGATGGCCCGCAGATCGCGCAGGTCAACCAGGGCGGCGGCGATATGGGATCGCTGGTCAAAGATAAGCTGCTGCTGCCGCTCGACAGTTACGCCGCCAGCTACGGCTGGACCACGCGCTTCCCGGACTCGATTCTGAAACGTAACCGCTGGTCAGACAGCGGCGAGTTCGGCAGCGGCAAGCTTTACGGCGTCGCCAGCCTGGGTGAAATGGTCGGGCTCTATTACAACAAAGCGCTGCTGGATAAAGCGGGCATCGCCGTGCCCAAAACCCTGGCTGAGCTGGAGAGCGCCATGGCGAAGCTGAAACAGCAGGGCACCGCGCCGATGATGCTCGGCCTGCTGGATGGCAACATGGGCCAGCAGCTGCTCAGCACCCTGTGGGAGGCGCAGATTGAGAGCCACGACCGCAAGACGCTGGATAATCTGATTTACGATGTGGGCGGCACCTTCAAAGACAGCAAGCTGGTCAATGCCGCCACCATGATGAAGAGCTGGACCGACAAAGGGTACTTCTTCCCTGGCTTCCAGGGCATTGGTCACGACGATGCGGCGACGCTGTTCCAGAATGGCCAGGCCGCGTTCCTCGTCAGCGGCACCTGGTATCTTGGCCAGTTTAAAGACAACAAAGATATTCACTTCGCTGCAATGCCAGCCGGAGATGGCGTGAAGCAGCCGCTGATGGTGGGCGGGACCGATCTGGCGTTCTCGGTTACCAGTACCGCGAAAGGCAAAGATCAGCAGGAGGGCGCGGCGAAGTTCATCAACTATATGGTCTCTGATGCCATGGCGAACCGCTGGCTGAAGGTAGGCTTCCTGCCTGCCAGCACCAACAAGGCGGCCAAAATGCCAGCGGACAATCCACTGCTGGCGGAAGCGTATCAGGTCTGGTTAGCGCTGAACGACTATGACGGTTTAGGCCACTACGTGGACTGGGCGACACCGACCATGAATGCCGAGCTGAATCAGAACGTCCAGCTGCTGCTGGCGGGCCGTCAGACCCCCGATCAGATGGTGGTGAATTTTGATAACAACTATCAGCGTTACCTGAAAACCCTGAAGCATTAA
- a CDS encoding GNAT family N-acetyltransferase: MANQGVIRPATPADYPALYRICLETADAGGDARALYSDPDYPGQRFAVPYARFAPDFAFVLERDGEVQGYVVAAPDTRAFEAQLQAEWWPQLQEKYRDRRASAPLDSKVLDSIRHPDQAAETLVTQWPAHLHINLLPAAQKGGWGRRMIEHELAALRAAGVSGVHLGVSLQNEQVCAFYARMGFTPIVRSNAIYMGQLL; the protein is encoded by the coding sequence ATGGCGAATCAAGGTGTCATTCGTCCGGCCACGCCGGCGGACTACCCGGCGCTCTACCGCATCTGCCTGGAAACAGCCGATGCGGGCGGCGATGCCCGCGCGCTCTACTCCGATCCTGACTATCCCGGCCAGCGTTTTGCCGTGCCCTATGCGCGTTTCGCGCCTGACTTTGCTTTTGTGCTGGAGCGGGACGGAGAGGTACAGGGTTATGTCGTTGCGGCGCCCGATACCCGCGCGTTTGAAGCCCAGCTTCAGGCCGAATGGTGGCCGCAGCTGCAGGAGAAGTATCGCGATCGCCGCGCCAGCGCCCCGCTCGACAGCAAAGTGCTGGACTCAATACGGCATCCTGACCAGGCGGCTGAGACGCTGGTGACCCAGTGGCCCGCTCACCTGCATATCAACCTGCTGCCGGCGGCACAGAAAGGCGGCTGGGGTCGCCGGATGATTGAGCATGAACTGGCGGCGCTGCGGGCGGCGGGTGTCAGCGGTGTCCATCTTGGCGTCAGCCTGCAGAACGAGCAGGTCTGTGCCTTCTATGCGCGCATGGGGTTTACCCCAATCGTGCGCAGCAATGCCATCTACATGGGCCAGTTACTCTGA
- a CDS encoding ABC transporter ATP-binding protein — MTSLRLQNVKKSYEHVNVIHGIDLTINSGEFVVFVGPSGCGKSTLLRMIAGLEEISSGQLLIEEQDMTQQPATERGIAMVFQSYALYPNMTVRGNLAYPLEVMKKSKAEINEAIAQTAARLHLTELLDRLPRALSGGQRQRVAIGRAIIRHPRIFLFDEPLSNLDAELRLQMRIEIARLHASLGNTMIYVTHDQLEAMTLADRIVVLRQGRIEQVGAPLTLYHDPDNLFVAGFIGSPKMNFLRAEISATGEGEVQLRVPELKIEGLVLKIAANCREGQTVTLGIRPEHFQPAAQTPDALRFHGELAYGEMLGHTNYLYLDIGREQMLVVEEREATTRDLGTQVELGFSAAHCLLFDEQGMRLR; from the coding sequence ATGACCAGCCTGCGCTTGCAGAATGTGAAGAAGTCGTATGAACACGTTAATGTCATTCATGGCATCGATCTGACCATCAACAGCGGCGAGTTTGTGGTGTTTGTCGGGCCATCCGGCTGCGGCAAATCGACGCTGCTGCGGATGATTGCCGGGCTGGAGGAGATCAGCAGCGGGCAGTTGCTGATTGAGGAGCAGGACATGACGCAGCAGCCCGCCACCGAGCGCGGCATTGCCATGGTGTTTCAGTCCTATGCGCTCTACCCCAACATGACGGTGCGCGGTAACCTGGCCTATCCGCTGGAGGTGATGAAAAAGTCCAAAGCGGAGATCAACGAGGCGATTGCCCAAACGGCCGCCCGCCTGCATCTGACCGAACTGCTCGATCGCCTGCCGCGCGCACTTTCTGGCGGACAACGGCAGCGCGTGGCAATTGGCCGGGCGATTATCCGTCATCCGCGTATTTTCCTGTTCGATGAGCCGCTCTCTAACCTTGATGCCGAACTGCGTCTGCAGATGCGGATTGAGATTGCCCGGCTGCACGCCTCGCTCGGCAACACCATGATCTATGTCACCCACGATCAGCTGGAGGCGATGACGCTGGCTGACCGCATTGTGGTGCTGCGTCAGGGCCGCATTGAGCAGGTCGGCGCGCCGCTGACGCTCTATCACGACCCGGATAACCTGTTTGTCGCCGGTTTTATCGGCTCGCCAAAAATGAACTTCCTGCGGGCGGAAATCAGCGCCACGGGCGAGGGTGAAGTGCAATTGCGGGTGCCGGAACTGAAGATTGAGGGGCTGGTGCTGAAAATCGCCGCCAACTGCCGCGAGGGGCAAACCGTGACGCTGGGCATTCGTCCTGAGCATTTCCAGCCCGCCGCGCAGACACCGGACGCACTGCGCTTTCACGGCGAGCTGGCCTACGGCGAGATGCTGGGCCACACCAACTATCTCTACCTGGATATCGGACGTGAACAGATGCTGGTCGTGGAAGAGCGCGAGGCGACTACGCGCGATCTGGGCACGCAGGTTGAACTGGGCTTTTCTGCCGCGCACTGCCTGCTGTTTGATGAGCAGGGAATGCGCCTGCGCTAA
- a CDS encoding ROK family transcriptional regulator, which yields MTAPNVTARILRLIVENAPISQSDLKVRSGLSMSTVSQATNRLLAQEIVQELGLRRVSMGRPKTLLGLNPDRASVIGIQLNAERNLIVMTDLSGNLLGEQQMPKGTLTPRQLGDALAKFLRGVEEKRVGAIGLALSGLVDAENGYCIRSKVLDWDNVPIARLLEERFSLPVFIENDANAMAMAALVFGQLGNAQSAVIATYGKGIGAGIILNRQLYRGRHGKAGEIGNGLVGDGSLRLLEDVASSRAILQQLAEQEPVDSLTLQALDQRPTPEVLAVLQEAGRELGISLANLSVAYDPDVVYLAMEPHMASRILLDNITQSFQAYRLKLTPHMTPLQFLTESNRMWALGAAGFAVNRLLDLLAAQADEEPVT from the coding sequence ATGACCGCTCCCAACGTAACCGCGCGCATTCTGCGGTTGATTGTTGAAAATGCGCCGATCAGCCAGTCAGACCTGAAAGTCCGCAGCGGACTGAGCATGTCGACCGTGTCGCAGGCCACTAATCGCCTGCTGGCGCAGGAGATTGTGCAGGAGCTGGGGCTGCGTCGCGTGTCGATGGGGCGGCCGAAAACCCTGCTGGGCCTCAATCCCGATCGCGCCAGCGTGATTGGCATTCAGCTCAATGCGGAACGTAACCTGATCGTCATGACCGATCTCAGCGGCAACCTGCTGGGCGAACAGCAGATGCCAAAAGGCACGCTGACACCGCGCCAGCTGGGCGATGCGCTGGCGAAGTTCCTGCGCGGCGTAGAGGAGAAGCGGGTCGGGGCGATTGGCCTGGCGCTGTCAGGGCTGGTCGATGCCGAAAACGGCTACTGCATCCGCTCCAAAGTACTCGACTGGGATAACGTCCCGATTGCGCGTCTGCTGGAAGAGCGCTTCTCGCTGCCGGTGTTTATCGAGAACGACGCCAACGCGATGGCGATGGCGGCGCTGGTGTTTGGTCAGCTCGGCAACGCTCAGTCGGCGGTGATCGCCACCTACGGTAAAGGGATCGGCGCGGGCATCATCCTGAATCGTCAGCTCTACCGGGGGCGTCACGGCAAGGCAGGCGAGATCGGCAACGGGCTGGTGGGCGATGGCTCGCTGCGTCTGCTGGAGGATGTCGCCTCATCGCGCGCCATTCTGCAGCAGCTGGCTGAGCAGGAACCGGTGGATAGCCTCACGTTGCAGGCGCTGGATCAGCGACCCACGCCCGAGGTGCTGGCAGTACTGCAGGAAGCCGGGCGCGAGCTGGGGATTTCGCTGGCAAACCTGTCCGTGGCCTACGATCCGGATGTGGTTTATCTGGCGATGGAGCCGCACATGGCGTCACGCATTCTGCTCGATAACATCACCCAGAGCTTCCAGGCCTACCGGCTGAAACTGACGCCACACATGACACCGTTGCAGTTCCTGACGGAGTCGAATCGCATGTGGGCGCTGGGCGCGGCGGGCTTTGCCGTCAACCGGCTGCTTGATCTGCTGGCGGCCCAGGCCGATGAAGAGCCGGTCACCTGA
- a CDS encoding BadF/BadG/BcrA/BcrD ATPase family protein yields the protein MQPHYLLGIDGGGTQCRARLTDLQGRVLAEATGGPANVWSDYDAALTCVGQLIDRVLSQAGLAPEALAQTALVAGLAGANVASVQARLASWQPACAALQVVSDVEIACAGAHGGAHGAVFIIGTGSQGAAWDGERFTLLGGWGFALSDQGSGAELGRRALRLALLAHEAIIVPTLFTQQLMAQFGDSPETMLLWTRSATPADWARVVPQIFAAADAGDRHAQDLLHQTAADIGLMVRRLIALSSGRVALMGGLATPIQGWLDDDIQARLVTPQGDALSGALTLAQQLTPDRYPI from the coding sequence GTGCAACCACACTATCTCCTTGGCATTGATGGCGGCGGTACACAGTGTCGCGCGCGGTTAACCGATCTGCAGGGCCGCGTGCTGGCGGAAGCCACTGGCGGGCCTGCCAACGTCTGGTCAGATTACGACGCGGCGCTGACCTGTGTCGGCCAGCTGATTGACCGGGTATTGTCACAGGCGGGATTAGCGCCGGAGGCGCTGGCGCAGACCGCGCTGGTGGCCGGATTAGCGGGTGCCAATGTCGCCTCGGTGCAGGCGCGGCTCGCCAGCTGGCAGCCCGCCTGCGCGGCGTTACAGGTGGTCAGCGATGTAGAGATCGCCTGCGCGGGCGCGCATGGCGGCGCGCATGGCGCCGTCTTTATCATCGGCACCGGCAGTCAGGGCGCGGCCTGGGATGGCGAACGCTTTACGCTGCTGGGCGGCTGGGGCTTTGCCCTGTCTGACCAGGGATCGGGCGCGGAGCTGGGCCGTCGTGCGCTGCGTCTGGCGCTGCTGGCCCATGAGGCGATTATTGTGCCGACACTCTTCACTCAACAGCTGATGGCGCAGTTCGGTGACAGCCCGGAAACCATGCTGCTCTGGACGCGCTCCGCGACGCCTGCCGACTGGGCGCGCGTGGTGCCACAGATTTTTGCGGCCGCCGACGCGGGCGATCGCCACGCACAGGATCTGCTGCATCAGACCGCCGCCGATATCGGCCTGATGGTGCGCCGTCTGATTGCGCTGAGCAGCGGACGGGTAGCGCTGATGGGTGGCCTGGCCACACCGATTCAGGGCTGGCTGGACGACGATATTCAGGCCCGGCTGGTGACGCCGCAGGGCGATGCCCTGAGCGGGGCGCTGACACTGGCGCAGCAGCTGACGCCTGACCGATACCCGATCTGA